A section of the Dehalobacter sp. DCM genome encodes:
- the cbiB gene encoding adenosylcobinamide-phosphate synthase CbiB, with amino-acid sequence MLTLLTLFTGYLLDLILGDPHWLPHPIRLIGRMISGGERVLRRLSCGSDRNQYVYGIILTVGVVGISFLVPLLLLMLLKSISPLLGFAAEAIMCYQILATRALRDESMKVYAELMKNDLAEARKKLSWIVGRDTENLNAPQVAKGAVETVAENLSDGVIAPMIFILFGGAPLGFLYKAINTLDSMIGYKNDKYLYFGRFAAKLDDVANYLPARISAYLMLAAVWLIRMDFPNALRIYRRDRHNHSSPNSAHTEAVCAGALNIQLAGSNYYFGKLVVKPTIGDPIRDIEAEDIPRANRLMITTSLVGLVIGSIVRIGIVCWMR; translated from the coding sequence ATGCTGACATTACTGACTTTGTTTACAGGCTACCTACTTGATTTAATACTGGGAGATCCCCATTGGCTACCGCATCCAATCCGTTTGATCGGCCGGATGATTTCCGGCGGTGAGCGGGTGTTGCGTCGGCTAAGCTGCGGCTCCGACCGCAACCAATATGTTTATGGGATTATTCTAACGGTTGGTGTCGTGGGTATATCCTTTCTTGTCCCTCTTCTTCTGCTTATGTTGCTGAAGTCGATCAGTCCGCTGCTGGGATTTGCGGCGGAGGCGATCATGTGTTATCAGATTCTGGCAACACGGGCACTACGGGATGAAAGCATGAAAGTGTATGCGGAGCTGATGAAGAATGATCTCGCCGAAGCCAGGAAAAAGTTATCCTGGATCGTCGGCAGGGATACCGAAAATTTGAATGCACCGCAAGTTGCCAAAGGTGCTGTCGAAACAGTCGCTGAAAATCTGTCCGACGGTGTGATCGCTCCCATGATCTTCATACTGTTCGGCGGTGCACCCTTAGGTTTTCTCTATAAGGCGATCAACACATTGGATTCGATGATTGGCTATAAGAATGATAAATACCTCTATTTTGGCAGGTTTGCTGCAAAGCTGGATGACGTGGCCAATTATTTGCCAGCTCGGATTTCAGCCTATCTCATGTTGGCCGCGGTCTGGCTGATTCGGATGGATTTTCCAAATGCCCTGAGGATCTATCGGCGTGACCGCCACAATCATTCCAGTCCGAATTCAGCACATACAGAAGCTGTATGTGCCGGAGCTTTAAATATTCAACTCGCTGGCAGTAATTATTATTTTGGGAAACTTGTCGTCAAACCGACGATTGGGGATCCTATCCGTGACATCGAAGCGGAGGATATCCCCCGTGCTAATCGTCTGATGATAACCACATCGCTTGTCGGTCTGGTCATCGGGTCGATAGTAAGGATTGGGATCGTTTGCTGGATGCGATGA
- a CDS encoding pyridoxal phosphate-dependent aminotransferase encodes MYEYSHGGDIYSVRKQTGRDDILDYSSNVNPLGLPEAVKRAVLQSLDECVNYPDPFCRELIAALAEYENVDHTVILAANGAAEIIFRLVLALKPQKALLFAPTFSDYEKALHTVDCSIDYYSLLEANHFSVTEAILNQINNSVDMLFICNPNNPTGQLCSKELMLKIIAKCRTTGTIVVVDECFMDFVENSAQYSVQSALKQNDHMLILKAFTKIFAMPGFRLGYVLTANMALLEKIRMAGQDWSVSAPAQFAGICALQDKDYLRRTEILIKDEREFLIRELKHLGFQVFGSRANYIFFKTAVTNLAAKMLEKGIMIRSCANYINLSNAFYRIAVKNHEDNLRLIAAFRDVINDESHHGHY; translated from the coding sequence ATGTATGAATACAGCCACGGCGGCGATATTTATTCGGTCAGAAAACAAACAGGGCGGGACGATATCCTGGATTACTCCTCCAATGTGAATCCGCTGGGCCTTCCTGAAGCCGTTAAACGCGCTGTGCTTCAATCATTGGATGAATGCGTTAATTATCCGGATCCATTTTGTCGGGAGCTGATCGCGGCTTTGGCAGAGTATGAAAACGTCGATCACACGGTTATCTTAGCGGCCAATGGCGCTGCGGAGATCATCTTTCGATTGGTTCTGGCCTTAAAACCACAAAAAGCGCTGCTTTTTGCCCCGACATTCTCAGATTATGAAAAAGCGCTGCATACCGTGGATTGTTCAATCGACTATTATTCCTTGCTGGAAGCCAATCATTTTTCAGTAACGGAAGCGATACTGAATCAGATTAACAATAGTGTGGATATGCTTTTTATCTGCAATCCGAATAACCCGACTGGGCAGCTGTGCTCAAAGGAACTGATGCTTAAAATCATCGCCAAATGCCGGACAACAGGGACAATCGTTGTCGTCGATGAATGCTTTATGGATTTTGTTGAAAACAGCGCGCAATATTCTGTCCAAAGCGCGTTAAAACAAAATGATCATATGCTGATCCTCAAAGCATTTACGAAAATATTTGCGATGCCTGGTTTTCGTCTGGGGTATGTTTTAACAGCAAACATGGCTCTGCTGGAGAAAATCCGAATGGCGGGGCAGGATTGGAGTGTTTCCGCGCCGGCCCAGTTTGCCGGTATCTGTGCATTGCAGGATAAAGATTACCTGCGACGCACCGAGATCCTGATCAAAGACGAAAGGGAATTTCTTATCCGAGAATTAAAACACCTGGGGTTCCAGGTGTTTGGTTCCAGAGCAAATTACATCTTCTTTAAAACGGCTGTTACGAATTTAGCTGCTAAGATGCTGGAAAAAGGCATCATGATACGTTCCTGCGCAAATTATATTAATCTGAGCAATGCCTTCTATCGCATTGCTGTAAAAAACCATGAGGATAATTTAAGACTTATTGCTGCTTTCAGGGATGTGATAAATGATGAAAGCCATCATGGTCATTATTGA
- a CDS encoding alkaline phosphatase family protein — translation MMKAIMVIIDGLADEKMNELNGQTTYESAHHPNLDRLAAGAVTGYFDSCPQGYTPESMPCILNLLGIDPVYYPQSRASLELLANGYKLEDDEVVLRCNLAAVDNSNHLISFNGGNLTHIEMKKAVEAINDTPMDIRLIHLSDYRNLLIMKKRYFQALRCKNYPPHEYVGDNVDVLLADICAKAPILKEFVSAAMEKLKNYREDKLTYILYPWGISEKSSLPTFQELYSLNAAAVCGTEIARGIAIALGMTLANPTGMTGDTDTDLILKAKTTCAMLDNHDFVFVHINGTDEAAHRYDLREKISFIERIDREFFRIILDELSPDTRIYVCADHGTSPLSGKHTVLDVPYIIKKPFWKNEMSITTAPGALTELKAADVLNYLLTVQ, via the coding sequence ATGATGAAAGCCATCATGGTCATTATTGATGGGCTCGCTGATGAAAAAATGAATGAACTAAACGGGCAGACCACATATGAATCTGCTCACCATCCTAATCTGGACAGATTAGCCGCCGGCGCGGTTACCGGATACTTTGATTCCTGCCCTCAAGGCTATACACCCGAGAGTATGCCGTGTATTCTGAACTTATTGGGTATAGACCCGGTATACTATCCGCAAAGCCGCGCATCGCTTGAGCTTCTGGCAAACGGCTATAAACTTGAAGACGATGAAGTTGTCCTGCGTTGTAATCTTGCTGCTGTGGACAACAGCAATCACTTGATTTCCTTTAACGGCGGGAACCTCACTCACATCGAGATGAAAAAGGCTGTCGAAGCGATCAATGATACCCCCATGGACATCCGGTTGATCCATTTGTCTGATTACCGTAATCTCCTGATTATGAAGAAAAGGTATTTTCAAGCGTTACGATGTAAAAACTACCCGCCTCATGAATATGTGGGGGATAACGTTGACGTCTTACTGGCGGATATCTGTGCCAAGGCACCAATCCTAAAAGAATTTGTATCAGCCGCCATGGAAAAACTAAAGAATTATCGGGAGGATAAGCTAACGTATATCTTATATCCATGGGGTATCTCGGAAAAAAGCAGTCTGCCAACCTTTCAGGAATTATATTCGTTGAACGCCGCTGCAGTATGCGGTACGGAGATCGCTCGGGGTATTGCTATAGCCCTGGGTATGACCCTTGCCAATCCTACCGGGATGACCGGGGACACGGATACGGATCTCATCTTAAAGGCGAAAACAACGTGTGCCATGTTAGATAATCATGATTTCGTCTTTGTTCATATCAATGGTACCGATGAAGCAGCTCATCGCTATGACTTGAGGGAGAAAATCAGTTTCATCGAACGAATCGATCGCGAATTCTTCCGTATAATCTTAGACGAGCTTTCCCCTGATACGCGGATCTATGTCTGTGCCGATCACGGGACAAGTCCGTTAAGTGGTAAACATACAGTTTTGGATGTACCCTATATCATAAAAAAACCCTTCTGGAAAAACGAAATGAGTATAACAACAGCGCCGGGAGCACTGACAGAGCTGAAAGCAGCTGACGTTCTAAATTATTTACTCACTGTCCAATGA
- a CDS encoding cobyric acid synthase — protein sequence MAKSIMVQGTMSNAGKSLFTAGLCRIFMQDGYQTVPFKSQNMALNSYITKEGLEMGRAQVVQAEAAGKEPSVLMNPILLKPTNDKGSQVIVNGEVLGNMNAADYFKYKSKLKPDIMKAFNKLDEANDVIVIEGAGSPAEINLRDDDIVNMGMAKMAKAPVLLVADIDRGGVFASIFGTVMLLEEDERKLIKGIIINKFRGDVEVLRPGLRMIEDKVHIPVIGVVPYLTVDIEDEDSLSERLDSERTVEAVDIAVIRLPRMSNFTDFNVFELIPGVSVRYVKSEAELKNPDMIILPGTKNTMGDLKWLRQNGLEGRIKKMAAQGTVLFGVCGGYQMLGMTLDDPYGVEEGGSLTGMGLLNIKTTFSEQKTRTQVSGIFGPVEGTLSRLSHIAFSGYEIHMGVTETIDAEPLTVIDHVSGQALLKTDGTKNGNIMGSYIHGIFDEEGVASTIVECLLNKKGLESSSLQKLSFRQYKEQQYDLLAEEIRKNVDMDIIYKILKAGV from the coding sequence ATGGCTAAATCGATTATGGTCCAAGGAACAATGTCTAATGCCGGCAAAAGCCTATTTACAGCCGGTCTATGCCGGATATTTATGCAGGATGGCTATCAAACCGTACCTTTCAAATCACAAAATATGGCTTTGAATTCCTACATCACAAAAGAAGGTCTGGAAATGGGCCGAGCTCAGGTCGTTCAGGCTGAAGCTGCCGGGAAGGAGCCCAGTGTGTTGATGAATCCCATCCTGTTAAAGCCGACAAACGACAAAGGCTCCCAAGTGATTGTCAACGGTGAAGTACTGGGCAATATGAATGCAGCCGACTACTTTAAATATAAATCGAAATTGAAACCGGACATTATGAAAGCGTTTAATAAACTGGACGAGGCCAATGATGTCATTGTGATTGAAGGTGCCGGCAGTCCGGCTGAAATTAACCTGCGTGACGATGATATCGTCAACATGGGTATGGCAAAGATGGCGAAAGCACCTGTATTGCTTGTCGCAGATATTGACCGGGGAGGGGTGTTTGCCTCGATCTTTGGAACGGTCATGCTGCTCGAAGAAGACGAAAGAAAATTGATTAAAGGTATCATTATCAATAAGTTCCGCGGTGATGTCGAAGTCTTAAGGCCCGGACTGCGAATGATTGAAGATAAAGTCCATATCCCTGTTATTGGTGTCGTTCCGTATCTCACTGTCGATATTGAAGATGAGGACAGTCTTTCCGAAAGACTGGATTCGGAACGCACCGTTGAGGCGGTGGATATTGCCGTGATTCGGCTGCCAAGGATGTCTAATTTTACGGATTTTAATGTCTTTGAATTGATCCCGGGCGTTTCCGTCCGTTATGTCAAATCAGAAGCCGAATTGAAGAACCCGGATATGATCATCTTGCCCGGGACGAAAAATACGATGGGGGATCTCAAATGGCTGCGTCAGAATGGTTTAGAAGGTAGAATTAAGAAAATGGCGGCTCAAGGCACGGTCCTTTTTGGGGTATGCGGCGGTTACCAAATGCTGGGCATGACCTTGGACGATCCCTATGGTGTGGAAGAAGGCGGAAGCCTTACCGGAATGGGGCTTTTAAACATTAAGACAACGTTTTCAGAACAGAAGACCCGCACCCAGGTCAGCGGTATTTTTGGTCCGGTGGAAGGTACGCTCAGCAGACTATCCCATATCGCCTTCAGCGGTTATGAGATCCATATGGGTGTGACAGAAACGATTGATGCCGAGCCTTTAACGGTCATCGATCATGTTTCCGGCCAAGCCTTGCTGAAAACTGACGGGACGAAGAATGGAAATATAATGGGGAGTTATATTCACGGCATTTTTGATGAAGAAGGTGTTGCCTCAACCATCGTTGAGTGCTTGCTGAATAAGAAGGGACTGGAATCTTCCAGCCTGCAAAAATTGAGCTTCCGCCAATATAAAGAACAACAATATGATCTATTGGCCGAGGAAATTCGTAAGAATGTGGATATGGATATAATCTATAAAATTCTGAAGGCAGGTGTATAG
- a CDS encoding cob(I)yrinic acid a,c-diamide adenosyltransferase, whose amino-acid sequence MKLGLIHIYCGDGKGKTTASLGLAARCAGRGNQVLIVQFLKSQNTGELHSLGEIPGITFLRGQEAFGFYDESAEQKEKRRAIHDELLVEAINRCRERKVDLLILDEIIGSYNYDLIDRNLLLEFLRSKPENLEVVLTGRGPSDELIELADYVSEVKKIKHPYDKGINARIGIER is encoded by the coding sequence ATGAAATTGGGACTGATTCATATTTACTGCGGCGACGGCAAAGGAAAAACCACCGCTTCTCTGGGGCTTGCTGCCCGTTGCGCGGGAAGAGGCAACCAGGTTCTGATTGTTCAGTTTTTAAAAAGTCAAAATACGGGAGAACTTCATTCCTTGGGAGAAATACCTGGGATTACTTTTCTGCGCGGCCAAGAAGCATTTGGTTTTTATGATGAGTCTGCTGAACAAAAAGAAAAACGGCGTGCGATCCATGATGAATTACTGGTTGAAGCCATTAACCGGTGCCGGGAGAGAAAGGTCGATTTGCTTATCCTCGATGAGATCATCGGATCCTATAATTATGACCTGATTGACCGCAATCTGCTTCTGGAATTTCTCCGCTCCAAACCCGAAAACCTGGAAGTTGTATTAACCGGCAGAGGTCCGTCTGACGAACTGATTGAATTGGCGGATTATGTATCGGAAGTCAAAAAAATCAAACATCCTTACGATAAGGGAATCAACGCCCGGATAGGGATTGAACGCTGA